A single bacterium DNA region contains:
- a CDS encoding class I SAM-dependent methyltransferase: MKSRIGYWTRVARVLPAFYSLKRSISKRTAPTISRLDVDLLTTGTTTLSKGKYLKLSGYLRRDLGRAVALGLHRGPARRVVDLGCGVGYFLAVCRHFGHRALGLDAPPEETDAWDVQVMRRFYREMVEALEVDRVSWKIAPRVELPELPGGPFDVVTANQASFHHYDLPEPWGAGEWRFFIEDLWRQTAPGGRLVMFLNAPEGEDQVLTEEVRRCLEGLGAAIDGRWVRISRPA, translated from the coding sequence TTGAAATCAAGAATAGGCTACTGGACTCGGGTTGCGCGGGTACTCCCGGCATTCTACAGCCTCAAGCGTTCGATCTCGAAACGAACAGCCCCCACCATATCGAGGCTCGACGTCGATCTCCTGACCACCGGGACCACAACTCTCAGCAAGGGTAAGTATCTCAAACTCTCGGGCTATTTGAGACGTGATCTGGGCCGGGCCGTTGCCCTCGGACTGCACAGGGGGCCGGCCCGGCGAGTGGTCGATCTCGGTTGCGGAGTCGGCTACTTCCTGGCCGTGTGCCGCCATTTCGGCCATCGAGCGCTGGGCCTGGATGCGCCTCCCGAAGAGACCGACGCCTGGGACGTTCAGGTCATGCGGCGCTTCTACCGAGAGATGGTCGAGGCGCTCGAAGTCGATAGGGTTTCCTGGAAGATCGCGCCACGGGTCGAGCTGCCGGAGCTCCCCGGCGGGCCGTTCGATGTGGTCACCGCGAATCAGGCGTCCTTCCATCACTATGATCTTCCCGAACCCTGGGGAGCGGGCGAGTGGCGCTTCTTCATCGAGGATCTCTGGCGTCAGACCGCTCCGGGCGGGCGCCTCGTGATGTTTCTCAACGCTCCCGAGGGCGAGGACCAGGTGCTTACGGAGGAGGTCCGGCGTTGTCTCGAGGGTCTCGGAGCCGCCATCGACGGACGCTGGGTCCGGATCAGCCGACCGGCCTAG
- a CDS encoding NAD-dependent epimerase/dehydratase family protein: MSTETYVVTGGAGFIGSHIADGLLARGHRVVILDDLSTGTTDNLPEAAEFHRCDIRSPEAADLVRDVAPRAIFHQAAQMDVRRSTREPRFDAEVNILGTLNLLEAAVAAGVEQFLFASTGGAIYGEQETFPAGEDHPCRPVSPYGVAKLASERYLYYFHIEKGLNVACMRYANVYGERQNPHGEAGVIAIFLERLLADEKCTIHGDGLQTRDYVHVSNVVEANLAALGGSGFRTYNVGTGVETSVVELFRLLAETLRLRIEARHGPGLPGEQRRSSISAEKIRSELGWAEPLELRDGLKRTAGWFSERTTSRPVG, translated from the coding sequence ATGTCAACCGAGACCTATGTCGTCACCGGGGGCGCCGGTTTCATCGGTTCCCACATCGCCGATGGGCTGCTCGCTCGCGGTCACCGCGTTGTCATCCTCGACGATCTATCGACCGGCACGACCGACAATCTGCCCGAAGCCGCCGAGTTTCACCGCTGCGACATAAGATCCCCGGAGGCGGCCGATCTTGTCCGAGACGTTGCTCCCAGGGCAATCTTCCACCAGGCCGCTCAGATGGACGTGCGCCGCTCGACCCGCGAGCCACGGTTCGACGCCGAGGTCAACATCCTCGGAACGCTCAACCTTCTCGAGGCCGCCGTGGCCGCCGGTGTCGAGCAGTTCCTGTTCGCCTCGACGGGCGGCGCGATCTACGGTGAGCAAGAGACCTTTCCCGCCGGTGAGGACCATCCGTGCCGGCCGGTGTCACCCTACGGAGTGGCCAAGCTCGCCAGCGAGCGCTATCTCTATTACTTCCATATCGAAAAAGGCCTGAATGTCGCTTGCATGCGCTATGCGAACGTCTACGGCGAGCGACAGAACCCCCATGGAGAGGCGGGCGTGATCGCGATCTTCCTGGAGAGGTTACTCGCCGATGAAAAGTGCACGATTCACGGTGACGGCCTCCAGACCAGGGACTACGTCCACGTGTCGAACGTAGTAGAAGCCAACCTCGCCGCCCTGGGCGGATCCGGCTTTCGCACCTACAACGTCGGCACCGGCGTCGAGACCTCCGTCGTGGAGCTCTTCCGTCTACTGGCCGAGACCTTGCGGCTTCGGATCGAAGCCCGACACGGTCCGGGTTTACCCGGCGAGCAACGCCGCTCGTCGATCAGCGCCGAGAAGATCCGAAGCGAACTGGGATGGGCGGAGCCACTCGAGCTGCGGGACGGCCTCAAACGAACCGCGGGCTGGTTCAGTGAAAGAACCACATCTAGGCCGGTCGGCTGA
- a CDS encoding polysaccharide biosynthesis protein, translating to MRAETTPTRTGRYLRREVQYALDLTVLAVSFALAYLLRFDFEVPQEYVRPALIQLPLVVLVQFGAMIALGIYSFVWRYVGMSEVKTFLRAAFYSSLPLLLLRLGLPDSLDLLRVPRSIILTDVVLAYGGLLALRVLRRALFEQTERIRRETESEGRRRKPVLLVGAGRAGLMAVREIRGRGDAELELIGFADDAAEKQGSLIGGLKVLGTTHDIARLVEEYNVEQVVITMADVAAATIRRIVESCDRTGIPVRIIPSYYEILDGRVSIARFREVQIEDLLGRDPVRLDEARIGALLTGKSVLLTGSGGSIGSELALQIARFDPQRLILVERAEGALFEIDREVRELWPQLEVHAFVADTGDADRIRAIMDRTRPHAVFHAAAHKHVPLMEFQASEAIKNNVFSTQVLAEAAARSGVEVFVLISTDKAVKPSSIMGASKRLAELIVQDLDREYPNTRFLAVRFGNVLGSAGSVVPVFRRQIERGGPVTVTHPDARRYFMTPAEAAQLVLEAGAIGDGGAILILDMGESVRILDLARDMIALSGFKPDTEIPIVFTGLRPGEKLNEELELSGEAIDRTSHPKVFIGKLEAYPHAPLEQILESFRELVRRADDDAIRILLTELLPEAALSRHAAPSRVEVEIEAESRAIN from the coding sequence ATGAGAGCCGAAACGACTCCGACCCGCACCGGTCGTTATCTGCGGCGCGAAGTCCAGTACGCTCTCGATCTCACCGTCCTGGCGGTCTCCTTCGCGCTCGCCTACCTGCTGAGATTCGACTTCGAAGTACCTCAGGAGTACGTGCGCCCGGCGCTCATCCAGCTCCCGCTCGTGGTTCTCGTCCAGTTCGGCGCGATGATCGCGCTCGGCATCTACAGCTTTGTCTGGCGCTACGTCGGCATGAGCGAGGTCAAGACGTTTCTGCGCGCTGCCTTCTATTCCTCGTTGCCGCTTCTACTGCTGCGGCTCGGGCTGCCCGATTCGCTCGATCTGCTCCGAGTTCCGCGATCGATCATCTTGACCGACGTGGTGCTCGCCTATGGCGGTCTTCTCGCCCTCCGCGTGCTGCGCCGAGCTCTATTCGAGCAGACGGAGCGGATCCGGCGGGAGACCGAATCCGAAGGGCGCCGCCGCAAGCCGGTTCTCCTGGTCGGAGCCGGCCGAGCCGGCCTGATGGCGGTGCGCGAGATTCGCGGGCGCGGAGATGCCGAGCTCGAGCTGATCGGTTTCGCCGACGACGCCGCGGAAAAACAGGGTTCCCTCATCGGCGGACTCAAGGTCCTGGGAACCACCCACGACATCGCGCGCTTGGTCGAAGAGTACAACGTCGAGCAGGTCGTCATCACCATGGCCGACGTCGCGGCGGCGACCATACGCCGGATCGTCGAGAGCTGCGACCGCACGGGCATCCCGGTTCGAATCATTCCGAGCTACTACGAGATCCTGGACGGTCGGGTCTCGATCGCCCGGTTTCGGGAAGTGCAGATCGAGGATCTCCTGGGCCGAGACCCCGTCCGCTTGGACGAGGCGAGAATCGGAGCCCTCCTGACCGGAAAGTCCGTTCTTCTTACCGGCTCCGGCGGCTCGATCGGTAGCGAGCTGGCGTTGCAGATCGCGCGATTCGACCCCCAGCGCCTGATCCTGGTGGAGCGCGCGGAGGGCGCGCTGTTCGAGATCGATCGAGAAGTGCGCGAGCTCTGGCCGCAGCTCGAGGTTCACGCCTTCGTGGCCGATACCGGCGATGCCGACCGGATCCGAGCCATCATGGACCGGACCCGGCCGCACGCCGTATTCCACGCGGCGGCCCACAAACACGTTCCACTTATGGAGTTCCAGGCGTCCGAGGCGATCAAGAACAACGTCTTTTCTACTCAAGTTCTTGCCGAGGCAGCCGCTCGATCGGGCGTGGAGGTCTTCGTCCTCATCTCGACCGACAAAGCGGTCAAACCGTCCTCGATCATGGGCGCCAGCAAGCGCCTCGCCGAGCTCATCGTCCAGGATCTGGACCGCGAGTATCCAAACACGAGGTTTCTGGCCGTACGATTCGGCAATGTCCTCGGCTCGGCGGGCTCGGTGGTGCCCGTCTTCCGACGGCAGATCGAACGCGGAGGACCGGTTACCGTCACCCATCCCGACGCCAGGCGCTATTTCATGACCCCGGCCGAAGCCGCTCAGCTGGTGCTGGAGGCCGGAGCCATCGGCGACGGCGGTGCCATCCTGATCCTCGACATGGGCGAATCCGTGCGCATCCTGGACCTCGCTAGGGACATGATCGCACTCAGCGGTTTCAAGCCCGATACCGAGATTCCGATCGTCTTCACCGGACTTCGGCCGGGAGAAAAGCTCAACGAGGAGCTCGAGCTCTCCGGAGAGGCCATCGATCGGACCAGCCACCCCAAGGTCTTTATCGGCAAGCTAGAGGCCTATCCTCATGCTCCGCTGGAGCAAATTCTCGAGTCCTTCCGAGAGCTCGTCCGGCGCGCGGACGACGACGCCATTCGGATTCTCCTGACGGAGTTGCTGCCCGAGGCGGCATTGTCGCGTCACGCCGCGCCGAGTCGCGTCGAGGTCGAGATCGAGGCCGAAAGCCGGGCAATTAATTGA